From Rudanella lutea DSM 19387, a single genomic window includes:
- a CDS encoding branched-chain amino acid aminotransferase, with translation MTTDVMQIEFRKTERSRIQEVDFNNLPFGKHFSDHMFVADFVDGQWQNGQILPFDNFTLSPALSSLHYGQSIFEGMKAYKNEEGEVLMFRPLDNFKRMNESAKRMCMATLTEEVFMGGLEALLRVDADWVPSTPGSSLYIRPYLFATDTFLGVAPSKTYRFCIFTCPVGTYYAKPPKVKVETEYIRAAAGGVGYAKCAGNYAGSMYPTMLAQQAGYDQILWTDAKEHKYFEESGTMNVMFVIDGKLVTPAVSDTILKGITRDSILQIARQLGIEVDERRVSVEEVISGIESGRLTEAFGAGTAVVVSPFSVIGYQGKDYMLAEHPAEKSIAVRIKNYLTDIRTGKVDDTFGWVYKV, from the coding sequence ATGACAACGGACGTGATGCAGATTGAATTTCGGAAGACCGAGCGCTCCCGGATTCAGGAAGTTGACTTCAATAACTTACCGTTCGGCAAACACTTCTCGGATCACATGTTTGTGGCCGACTTTGTGGACGGACAGTGGCAGAATGGGCAAATTCTGCCGTTCGATAATTTTACGCTGAGCCCGGCCCTTTCGTCGCTGCACTACGGTCAGTCGATCTTCGAAGGTATGAAAGCCTACAAAAACGAAGAGGGCGAAGTACTCATGTTCCGTCCGTTGGACAACTTCAAGCGGATGAACGAATCGGCTAAGCGGATGTGCATGGCCACCCTCACCGAAGAGGTGTTTATGGGTGGTTTGGAGGCTCTGCTCCGCGTGGATGCCGACTGGGTTCCGTCGACACCCGGTAGCTCCCTGTATATCCGTCCGTACCTGTTTGCTACAGACACGTTCTTGGGGGTAGCTCCTTCTAAAACATATCGGTTCTGCATTTTCACCTGTCCGGTAGGCACCTATTACGCTAAGCCGCCTAAGGTAAAAGTAGAAACCGAGTACATCCGGGCGGCTGCCGGTGGTGTGGGTTACGCCAAATGTGCGGGCAACTACGCCGGTTCTATGTACCCAACCATGCTGGCCCAACAGGCTGGTTACGATCAGATTCTGTGGACCGACGCTAAAGAACACAAGTACTTTGAGGAGTCGGGTACTATGAACGTGATGTTTGTGATTGATGGCAAACTGGTAACACCCGCCGTTTCGGATACCATTCTGAAAGGCATCACCCGCGACAGCATTCTCCAGATTGCCCGTCAGCTGGGTATTGAGGTCGACGAGCGCCGGGTATCGGTCGAAGAGGTCATCAGCGGCATCGAATCGGGCCGCCTGACCGAAGCCTTCGGGGCCGGAACAGCCGTGGTAGTTTCGCCTTTCTCGGTTATTGGCTACCAGGGTAAAGACTACATGCTGGCCGAGCATCCGGCCGAGAAGTCAATTGCGGTACGCATCAAAAATTACCTCACGGATATCCGTACCGGTAAGGTAGAT
- a CDS encoding LBF_2804 family protein, translating to MSNQPPNDSSGPLDHLSLRYLRRVLDVSHPTDEPYVLNEVEAWVIRRVRRRTIALAAALGALAVLLLYLPQYFWPAFFQEFTFTILGESYDVPVISILYGMLLVYVEVYVLMYVTLNAIRTIMAICQFPRAHDAQYDRHLKAIASVALSWKYGGIFSLGSDPHFGRPGWGLTSFFWFNTAKAFASDLVLRTLMFRFLGRFAFRQVTDLIGMPVFAFWNAFASFQILREAQVRVMAPLTIRSFVDELHEELGGDEAFCQLIPEALRCIGVQRRQYNYAHLFLFESIEDRFGIKLDTPSGEWFNRVPGLSAEARSGLERLIIFAALVDGRLSWAEKQCLERLHTQGIVSYTIADIRQIGKQYNNGKGLWV from the coding sequence ATGTCTAATCAACCCCCGAACGATTCGTCCGGCCCACTCGACCATCTTTCCCTGCGTTATCTCCGCCGGGTGCTCGATGTGTCGCACCCGACCGACGAGCCGTACGTCCTGAACGAGGTTGAAGCGTGGGTTATCCGACGGGTACGCCGTCGTACCATCGCGCTGGCGGCTGCGCTGGGTGCCCTGGCGGTTTTGCTGTTATATCTGCCTCAGTATTTCTGGCCTGCTTTTTTTCAGGAATTCACGTTTACGATTCTGGGCGAGAGCTACGATGTGCCGGTTATCTCGATTCTGTATGGCATGTTGCTCGTATACGTGGAAGTGTACGTGCTCATGTACGTCACTCTCAACGCTATTCGGACAATCATGGCTATCTGCCAGTTTCCCCGTGCCCATGATGCGCAGTACGACCGGCACTTGAAAGCGATTGCCAGTGTGGCCCTAAGCTGGAAATACGGCGGTATTTTTTCGTTGGGTTCCGATCCGCACTTCGGCCGACCCGGCTGGGGTCTCACGTCGTTTTTCTGGTTCAATACAGCTAAGGCGTTTGCCAGTGATCTGGTATTGCGCACGTTGATGTTCCGGTTTCTGGGTCGGTTTGCTTTCCGGCAGGTAACCGATCTGATCGGAATGCCCGTGTTTGCGTTCTGGAATGCCTTCGCTTCGTTTCAAATTTTACGTGAAGCACAGGTACGGGTCATGGCGCCGTTGACCATTCGTAGCTTCGTCGACGAGCTTCACGAAGAACTGGGGGGCGATGAAGCATTCTGCCAACTTATTCCGGAAGCCCTCCGGTGTATTGGGGTGCAACGCCGACAATACAATTACGCGCACCTGTTCCTGTTTGAGTCGATCGAAGACCGTTTCGGTATCAAACTGGACACTCCCTCAGGCGAATGGTTCAACCGGGTGCCTGGCTTGTCGGCTGAAGCACGTAGCGGGCTTGAGCGGTTGATTATTTTTGCCGCCCTTGTTGACGGACGTCTGTCATGGGCCGAAAAACAATGCCTTGAGCGTTTACACACCCAAGGCATTGTCTCTTATACCATTGCTGATATCCGGCAGATTGGCAAGCAGTACAACAATGGCAAAGGGCTTTGGGTATAG
- a CDS encoding phytanoyl-CoA dioxygenase family protein, producing the protein MREFDYNTLPWIDKKQADIGGFVKQYNRQQNLPYDLTEKLEFWRQNGYVILEQAIPAAWVDQLWSEVEELFEHNEKYRLKVQVDLPEYAGREVQEAKDLPKNVINGKHIKIMDFHNSSVIGKKIMLHNSIVAFLEAVFGERVVAMQSLLFKYGSQQPTHQDFAYVVSENPSHLAASWIALEDVQPDSGPLYYYPGSHVNKKFDFGNGIFYNHESTHDPNDFARFIEANCERLGQTRKPLLIKKGDVLLWHAALAHGGDAITSPDQTRKSFVSHYSSVNAYRHHRQQPDAEPVRHSYNGADVFAHPKLQDHEDIFDTGRGMN; encoded by the coding sequence ATGCGCGAGTTTGACTACAACACCCTGCCCTGGATCGACAAGAAACAGGCCGATATAGGCGGGTTTGTGAAGCAATATAATCGCCAGCAAAACCTACCCTACGACCTGACCGAGAAACTCGAATTCTGGCGACAGAACGGCTACGTGATTTTGGAGCAGGCCATCCCAGCCGCCTGGGTCGATCAGCTTTGGAGTGAGGTCGAAGAATTATTCGAGCACAATGAAAAATATCGACTGAAGGTTCAGGTGGACTTACCCGAGTATGCGGGCCGCGAGGTGCAGGAAGCCAAAGATCTGCCCAAAAACGTAATAAACGGGAAGCACATTAAGATTATGGACTTCCACAACAGCTCTGTGATAGGCAAGAAGATTATGCTTCACAACAGTATCGTGGCGTTTCTGGAAGCGGTTTTCGGTGAGCGGGTTGTGGCCATGCAGAGTTTGTTGTTTAAATACGGAAGCCAGCAGCCCACTCATCAGGACTTTGCCTATGTGGTTTCTGAAAACCCCAGTCACCTGGCCGCATCGTGGATAGCCCTCGAAGATGTGCAGCCCGACTCCGGGCCGCTCTATTACTATCCCGGCTCACACGTAAACAAGAAGTTTGATTTTGGCAACGGGATTTTTTACAACCACGAATCGACCCACGACCCGAACGACTTTGCCCGTTTTATTGAGGCCAATTGCGAACGGCTCGGGCAAACCCGTAAGCCGTTGCTCATAAAAAAAGGGGATGTACTCCTGTGGCATGCCGCCCTGGCACACGGTGGCGATGCCATTACCAGTCCTGACCAAACCCGCAAGTCATTTGTGAGCCACTACTCGTCGGTTAATGCATACCGGCACCACCGGCAACAGCCGGATGCCGAACCTGTGCGACATTCTTACAACGGGGCCGATGTGTTTGCTCATCCCAAACTACAGGATCACGAGGATATTTTCGATACAGGTCGGGGAATGAACTGA
- the gldE gene encoding gliding motility-associated protein GldE: MDPGDPLPRQVLPTDDVWSTYFTSYGPVAALILLLVTLASLVSATEVAFFTLSADDRSSCRESAAPADRRIAMLLDRPRRLLASLVIFNNLLNIAIVVMATYLTWELSQLAHASAVVLSGITFVLTLVIVLFGEIIPKVFASENSLAVARRTTPLARMALLVFRPLSSMLVNLSTQIDKRLPKQGYKLSVEELNQAVEMTGAETTVEEREILKGIVNFSNLTARQVMRSRMDITAFEDDLTFSELMSRINASGYSRVPVFKETIDQIEGILYLKDLLPHLHSDDSFAWQTLLRPAFFIPETKKVDDLMQDFQRRRVHMAIVVDEYGGTRGLVTLEDIIEEIFGDINDEFDDDTPAGFRRIDDHTVVVEGKLPLTDVCRVLDVDATTFDDVRGDSESLGGLLLELFSRLPQPGEEVQYEQFRFHILSADNKRINEVRITETPLSLQ, translated from the coding sequence ATGGACCCTGGTGATCCACTTCCTCGACAGGTGCTCCCGACGGACGACGTCTGGAGCACCTATTTTACTTCATACGGCCCTGTGGCTGCCCTCATCCTTCTGTTAGTGACGCTGGCCTCGCTGGTGTCGGCAACAGAAGTTGCTTTTTTTACCCTCTCTGCGGACGACCGGTCTTCGTGCCGGGAAAGTGCCGCCCCGGCCGACCGGCGCATTGCCATGCTTCTTGACCGTCCGCGTCGGTTGCTGGCCTCACTCGTGATTTTCAATAATCTGCTCAACATTGCCATTGTGGTTATGGCAACGTATCTGACCTGGGAGCTGTCGCAACTGGCTCACGCGTCGGCGGTTGTTTTATCGGGTATCACGTTTGTACTTACCCTCGTCATTGTACTCTTTGGAGAGATTATTCCCAAAGTATTTGCCAGCGAAAACAGCCTGGCCGTAGCCCGCCGAACTACTCCACTGGCCCGTATGGCACTGCTGGTGTTTCGGCCGCTTTCGTCGATGCTGGTCAACTTGAGTACACAAATTGACAAACGACTCCCCAAGCAAGGCTACAAGTTATCCGTAGAAGAACTGAATCAGGCGGTTGAAATGACCGGGGCCGAAACCACCGTCGAGGAGCGCGAGATTCTGAAAGGAATCGTCAACTTTAGCAATCTGACCGCACGGCAGGTGATGCGCTCACGCATGGATATTACGGCTTTTGAAGACGATCTGACTTTCTCCGAACTCATGAGCCGGATCAATGCGTCGGGCTACTCACGGGTACCGGTATTCAAAGAAACCATCGATCAGATTGAAGGAATTCTCTACCTCAAAGATTTGCTGCCCCACCTCCACAGCGATGATTCTTTTGCGTGGCAAACGCTGCTGCGACCCGCTTTTTTCATCCCAGAGACGAAGAAAGTAGACGATCTGATGCAGGACTTTCAGCGTCGACGGGTGCACATGGCTATTGTAGTTGATGAGTACGGTGGCACCCGCGGGCTGGTTACGCTTGAAGACATTATTGAAGAGATTTTCGGAGACATCAACGACGAATTTGACGACGATACCCCAGCCGGGTTTCGGCGTATTGATGACCATACAGTCGTGGTAGAAGGGAAATTGCCTCTGACGGACGTATGCCGGGTTCTCGACGTAGATGCCACAACGTTTGATGACGTTCGGGGAGATAGCGAATCGCTGGGAGGCTTGTTGCTCGAACTGTTTAGTCGGTTACCACAGCCCGGGGAAGAGGTACAGTACGAACAGTTTCGTTTCCATATCTTATCAGCTGACAACAAACGCATTAACGAGGTGCGAATTACCGAAACACCCTTATCGCTTCAGTAA
- a CDS encoding single-stranded DNA-binding protein yields MASLNKVTLIGNLGADPEVRYLDGGAVVAQFNVATTEKYTNRNGEKVEQTEWFRVELWNDQAKIAEKYLKKGNPVYIEGRLRTETWVDKEGKERFSLRVRANTMQLLGSPGERDQNEGGYEAPRQQQAAPAPRQQQAAPAPSAPAPQRQARQPEPTPFDGNSGDDDLPF; encoded by the coding sequence ATGGCAAGTCTGAACAAAGTCACGTTGATTGGCAATTTGGGGGCAGATCCTGAAGTCCGCTACCTCGACGGTGGAGCCGTAGTTGCCCAGTTTAACGTGGCCACTACGGAAAAGTACACCAACCGTAATGGTGAGAAGGTTGAGCAAACCGAGTGGTTTCGGGTCGAGTTATGGAACGATCAGGCCAAGATCGCTGAGAAATATTTGAAAAAAGGTAACCCAGTTTACATTGAGGGCCGTCTGCGGACCGAAACCTGGGTAGATAAAGAAGGAAAAGAACGATTCTCGCTTCGGGTGCGGGCCAATACCATGCAATTGCTGGGATCGCCCGGCGAGCGCGACCAAAACGAAGGTGGATACGAGGCTCCACGTCAGCAGCAGGCAGCACCGGCACCACGTCAGCAACAAGCGGCACCGGCACCCTCGGCACCCGCTCCACAGCGGCAGGCCCGTCAGCCCGAACCAACCCCCTTTGATGGAAACAGTGGTGACGACGATTTGCCGTTCTAA
- the mutY gene encoding A/G-specific adenine glycosylase, with amino-acid sequence MPSQSDFNQPEESNFAPVLAHWYEHHKRDLPWRHTRDPYRIWLSEIILQQTRVAQGMPYYKRFVEAYPTVTHMAEADERDVLRLWQGLGYYSRARNLHQTAKLVANEHAGLFPGTYHKLLTLKGIGTYTAAAIASFAFGERVAVVDGNVYRVLARVFGIEDDITTTSAKKRFAALATRLIAHADDPATFNQAIMEFGAIQCTPTSPDCLLCPLQQQCVAFQTGRQQVLPVKAKKAAVRERFFHYFVFRNGDRLALRERTERDIWQNLYDFALVETDKPKTGFRQLELEKKLEQLVLYSTQTAAPTKATQLLSHQRIRATFYEFVVPDRLTDDLFDGLSWFSVDQVAALPKPLLIVNYLKTHLEK; translated from the coding sequence TTGCCTTCACAATCAGACTTTAATCAACCGGAAGAGTCCAATTTTGCCCCCGTTTTAGCCCATTGGTATGAGCATCACAAACGTGACCTTCCCTGGCGGCATACGCGCGATCCTTACCGCATCTGGCTGTCCGAAATCATCCTTCAACAGACCCGCGTTGCGCAGGGAATGCCGTACTATAAACGGTTCGTCGAAGCCTACCCAACCGTAACCCACATGGCCGAGGCTGATGAGCGTGACGTACTCCGACTTTGGCAGGGGTTGGGCTATTATTCGCGGGCTCGCAACCTTCATCAGACCGCCAAACTGGTTGCTAACGAACATGCAGGTCTATTTCCGGGCACATACCATAAACTTTTGACCCTCAAAGGCATTGGCACCTACACAGCAGCCGCCATTGCTTCCTTTGCTTTTGGTGAACGGGTGGCCGTAGTCGACGGCAATGTGTACCGGGTGCTGGCCCGTGTTTTTGGCATCGAAGACGACATTACAACTACGTCGGCGAAGAAGCGTTTTGCCGCGCTGGCAACCCGGCTGATTGCCCACGCCGACGACCCGGCCACCTTCAATCAGGCCATCATGGAGTTCGGTGCCATTCAGTGCACGCCAACATCGCCCGACTGCCTGTTGTGCCCCTTACAGCAACAGTGTGTTGCCTTCCAGACCGGCCGACAACAGGTGCTGCCCGTGAAGGCAAAAAAAGCGGCTGTCAGGGAGCGATTTTTCCACTATTTCGTTTTTCGGAACGGGGACCGGCTGGCTCTTCGCGAACGAACAGAGCGCGACATCTGGCAAAACCTGTACGATTTTGCCCTTGTGGAAACCGACAAACCCAAAACGGGGTTTCGCCAACTGGAGTTGGAAAAAAAACTCGAACAACTGGTGCTTTACAGTACGCAAACTGCCGCACCGACCAAGGCCACGCAGTTGCTTTCGCACCAGCGAATACGGGCCACATTTTATGAATTTGTCGTCCCTGATCGCCTGACCGACGACTTATTCGATGGTTTAAGCTGGTTTTCGGTCGATCAGGTAGCCGCTTTACCGAAGCCTCTTTTGATCGTAAATTATTTGAAAACTCACTTGGAAAAGTGA
- a CDS encoding HU family DNA-binding protein: MTKADVIAEISEKTGIDKAEVTHTLETFFTVVKESLAKEEPIYVRGFGSFINKKRAKKVARNISKNTAMVIDEHFIPSFKPAKIFVEQVKSSVKNATVE, translated from the coding sequence GTGACGAAAGCAGACGTAATCGCAGAAATCTCCGAGAAAACCGGGATCGACAAGGCGGAAGTAACGCACACGTTAGAGACCTTTTTCACGGTGGTGAAGGAGTCGCTGGCCAAAGAGGAGCCGATTTACGTGAGAGGGTTTGGCAGCTTCATCAATAAGAAGAGAGCTAAGAAGGTCGCCCGGAACATTTCCAAAAATACGGCCATGGTAATCGACGAACATTTTATCCCCAGCTTCAAGCCGGCTAAAATTTTTGTTGAGCAGGTAAAATCAAGCGTGAAAAACGCCACGGTTGAGTAA
- a CDS encoding tetratricopeptide repeat protein, translating to MNKPILLVVGLASLLTVGLYSLPKGVVQNTNKQLSAQEGGGRTTTAKAENASAAGSAMEHNAPLSPEQEKKRSALLTAYASATDKGKATETLVEFFRSVSRFDSAAYYAGQLATAQPTEPNLLRAGDLYFEAYGFAVDDKKSADLGQKTRDFYQKALDKNPDLLLAKANMAMTYVSTQTPMQGIMLLREVLQQDPTNEVALFNLGLLSMRSNQYDRAIERFRQILTVNPNSRKARFYLGVSLVEKGEKAEAQKILAEVKATERDPQILAAVKELEERMK from the coding sequence ATGAACAAACCAATTCTGCTTGTTGTCGGTCTTGCTTCGCTACTCACGGTTGGCTTGTACAGTCTGCCGAAAGGGGTTGTGCAAAACACCAATAAGCAGTTGAGTGCACAAGAGGGTGGTGGGCGAACCACTACCGCCAAAGCCGAAAATGCTTCGGCAGCCGGCTCGGCCATGGAGCACAATGCTCCGTTATCGCCTGAGCAGGAAAAGAAGCGTTCGGCTTTGCTGACGGCTTATGCCTCGGCAACAGATAAGGGCAAGGCTACCGAAACACTTGTCGAGTTTTTTCGCTCGGTAAGCCGCTTTGATAGTGCAGCGTATTACGCTGGTCAGCTCGCTACGGCGCAGCCGACGGAGCCCAACCTGTTGCGTGCGGGCGATTTGTATTTTGAAGCATACGGCTTTGCCGTAGACGATAAAAAATCGGCCGACCTGGGGCAGAAGACGAGAGATTTTTACCAGAAAGCTCTTGACAAAAACCCTGACCTGCTGCTGGCGAAAGCTAACATGGCCATGACGTATGTGAGTACGCAGACGCCAATGCAGGGTATTATGCTGTTGCGCGAGGTACTGCAACAAGACCCAACCAATGAGGTTGCCTTGTTTAATCTCGGTCTGCTTTCAATGCGTTCGAATCAGTACGACCGGGCAATTGAGCGGTTCCGGCAGATTCTGACCGTGAATCCGAACAGCCGCAAGGCTCGTTTCTATTTGGGCGTTAGCCTGGTAGAAAAAGGAGAGAAAGCGGAAGCGCAGAAAATTCTTGCCGAGGTGAAAGCCACGGAGAGAGATCCGCAGATTCTGGCTGCTGTGAAAGAGCTGGAAGAGCGGATGAAGTAA
- a CDS encoding Rne/Rng family ribonuclease → MSNELVISSTQKGDRIALLQDKRLLEYHIEESDSSFTVGDLYLGTIKKLSSGLNAAFVDVGHEKDGFLHYQDLGPNINSFLKFTKDAIAKRVDTGRLNGFKMEPEIDKIGKIDKVLTKGAPILVQVVKEPISTKGPRLSCDISIAGRYLVLVPFANGVNISKKITDRAERSRLLRLMSSLKPQNFGVIVRTVAAGREVEELDRDLQTSLEKWDTAIKTLRDAKPRDRVLGEMNRASSILRDMLNESFDSITVDTREAFDDIKHFIHTIAPEKERIVKLHAGKNKVFEALGLEKQLKSLFGRSVSLPGGGYLIIEHTEALHVIDVNSGNKSNSEEDQEATAVSVNREAAKEIARQLRLRDMGGIIVVDFIDMKRAENKKLVYDLMRDEMRTDRSKYTILPLTKFGLMQITRQRVRPEMNVATREVCPTCNGTGTIQASVLVTDVIENNLDYILTKQNERGISIVLHPFLHAYFSKGIFSRQWQWYMKYKTWVKLVKDSSFGIMDFRFLTKSGEEIEITAGS, encoded by the coding sequence GTGAGTAATGAATTAGTTATCAGTTCGACTCAGAAAGGTGATCGGATTGCCCTCTTGCAGGACAAGAGGTTGCTCGAATATCACATCGAAGAGTCCGACAGCAGCTTTACGGTTGGCGATTTGTACTTAGGCACAATAAAGAAGCTATCATCGGGTCTGAATGCCGCGTTTGTGGATGTAGGACACGAAAAAGATGGGTTTCTGCATTACCAGGATTTAGGGCCGAACATTAATTCGTTCCTCAAATTTACTAAGGATGCTATCGCCAAACGGGTTGATACCGGCCGGCTCAATGGTTTCAAAATGGAGCCGGAGATCGATAAAATCGGCAAAATCGATAAGGTATTAACGAAGGGTGCGCCGATCTTGGTGCAAGTTGTAAAAGAGCCTATTTCAACAAAAGGTCCGCGGTTATCGTGCGATATTTCGATTGCCGGCCGGTACTTGGTACTGGTGCCTTTTGCCAACGGAGTCAATATTTCCAAAAAAATCACCGACCGGGCCGAACGTTCGCGGTTGCTCCGGTTGATGTCGTCGCTGAAGCCCCAAAACTTCGGCGTGATTGTCCGGACGGTAGCGGCCGGGCGTGAAGTGGAAGAACTGGATCGTGATCTGCAAACGTCCCTCGAAAAGTGGGATACTGCCATCAAGACCCTCCGCGATGCCAAACCCCGTGACCGGGTGTTGGGCGAAATGAACCGGGCTTCGTCTATTCTTCGCGATATGCTGAACGAATCGTTCGACAGCATTACGGTCGATACCCGCGAAGCATTCGACGACATTAAGCACTTTATTCACACGATTGCTCCCGAAAAAGAACGCATTGTTAAGCTTCATGCGGGAAAAAACAAAGTCTTTGAGGCCCTTGGGTTAGAAAAGCAGTTAAAGTCGCTGTTTGGGCGGTCGGTAAGTTTGCCGGGTGGGGGATACCTCATTATTGAGCATACCGAAGCGCTGCACGTGATTGACGTCAACAGCGGCAACAAGTCTAACTCCGAAGAGGATCAGGAAGCAACGGCCGTGAGCGTAAACCGCGAGGCCGCTAAAGAAATTGCCCGCCAACTCCGGTTGCGCGATATGGGCGGAATTATTGTGGTGGACTTCATTGATATGAAGCGCGCCGAGAATAAGAAGTTGGTGTATGACCTGATGCGCGACGAAATGCGCACCGACCGGTCGAAATACACAATTTTGCCGCTGACCAAGTTTGGTCTGATGCAGATTACCCGGCAGCGAGTCCGGCCCGAAATGAACGTGGCAACCCGCGAGGTGTGCCCCACCTGCAACGGTACCGGTACCATTCAGGCGAGCGTATTGGTGACTGACGTGATCGAGAATAATCTTGATTACATCCTGACCAAGCAAAACGAGCGCGGCATTAGTATCGTATTGCACCCGTTCCTGCATGCGTACTTCAGCAAAGGGATTTTTTCGCGGCAGTGGCAGTGGTACATGAAATACAAAACCTGGGTGAAACTGGTGAAAGACAGCTCGTTTGGGATCATGGATTTCCGGTTCCTGACCAAGTCAGGCGAAGAGATTGAAATTACAGCCGGGAGCTAA